A single region of the Oryzias latipes chromosome 19, ASM223467v1 genome encodes:
- the LOC101171949 gene encoding steroidogenic acute regulatory protein, mitochondrial, giving the protein MLRAVVKLCCGISYPHMRSMAGLQRRAVAVIGQEITQLQQWGQIQQHLRTHVALNYNEVEQEDVQPAAKSGNQLYYEQHGREAMRKALSMLEDKDGWKVEMTESNGDVIYSKVIPGAGKVFRMEAVLEATVDELYDILYARVQEMPQWNPSIQHIEVLKHVGPETIVTHEVSAGSAGNLIGQRDFVSVRHSCKQKSRVYLGGAAIQLESFPPQAGFVRAEDGPTCIVLQALDEDKTKSRFTWLLNMDVKGWLPKSIVNQALPRAQLDFTRHLRRRLGGRCMSLHDSLHPTAPSSLLKTETRER; this is encoded by the exons ATGCTGCGCGCTGTTGTGAAGCTTTGCTGCGGGATCTCCTACCCTCACATGAGGAGCATGGCAG GACTCCAACGCAGAGCTGTGGCAGTGATAGGCCAGGAGATCACACAGCTGCAGCAGTGGGGACAAATCCAACAACACTTAAGAACGCATGTTGCTCTAAATTATAATG AAGTGGAACAAGAAGACGTGCAGCCTGCAGCCAAGTCTGGAAACCAGCTGTATTATGAACAACACGGACGAGAGGCCATGAGAAAAGCTCTCAGCATGTTGGAGGACAAAGACGGATGGAAGGTCGAGATGACAGAG AGCAACGGAGATGTGATCTACAGCAAAGTGATTCCAGGAGCTGGAAAGGTCTTCAGGATGGAGGCAGTCTTGGAGGCCACTGTGGATGAACTCTATGATATTCTGTACGCTAGGGTTCAGGAAATGCCCCAGTGGAACCCAAGTATACAGCACATTGAG GTCCTAAAACACGTTGGACCAGAAACAATCGTGACCCACGAGGTTTCAGCTGGGTCAGCTGGAAATCTAATTGGACAGAGGGATTTTGTGAGTGTCAGGCACAGCTGTAAACAAAAATCCCGTGTTTATCTTGGAGGAGCAGCCATTCAGCTGGAGTCATTCCCACCGCAGGCGGGCTTTGTGAG AGCTGAGGATGGCCCAACATGCATCGTCCTTCAAGCTCTTGATGAGGACAAGACAAAAAGCCGCTTCACGTGGCTTCTTAACATGGACGTAAAG GGCTGGCTGCCTAAGTCCATTGTCAATCAGGCTTTGCCCCGAGCACAGCTGGATTTCACGAGACATCTCCGCAGACGCCTCGGTGGGAGATGCATGAGTCTGCATGAcagccttcacccaacagctcCCTCGTCGCTTCTCAAGACGGAGACGAGGGAACGGTGA